In Anaerostipes hadrus ATCC 29173 = JCM 17467, a single genomic region encodes these proteins:
- a CDS encoding RnfABCDGE type electron transport complex subunit G, translating into MNKNLVMDCIKLCVITLIAGLLLGIVYNVTKAPIAAQEEKTKQEAYKAVFKDAAKFDTVKLDQKDVAAVLKKNDLGQNTISEVVKAVDKNGKELGYVFSVTNPEGYGGDVSLSVGVRDDGTVNGYETLSISETAGLGMKAKEPEFKSNFKNKKADKFEVVKDGSGKNDDSKVDAISGATITSRAVTSAVNSCVAYSKSLKGGN; encoded by the coding sequence ATGAATAAGAATCTCGTAATGGATTGTATCAAATTATGTGTGATCACATTAATTGCAGGACTCCTTTTAGGTATCGTATATAATGTAACAAAAGCACCGATCGCCGCACAGGAAGAAAAGACAAAACAGGAAGCTTACAAAGCCGTATTCAAAGATGCAGCGAAATTCGATACAGTAAAATTAGACCAGAAAGACGTAGCAGCTGTCTTAAAGAAAAATGATCTTGGACAGAACACGATTTCTGAAGTTGTAAAAGCAGTTGACAAAAACGGAAAAGAACTTGGATACGTATTCTCTGTAACAAACCCAGAAGGATACGGTGGAGATGTATCTTTATCTGTCGGTGTTAGAGATGATGGAACAGTCAATGGTTATGAAACATTATCCATCAGCGAAACAGCTGGTTTAGGTATGAAAGCCAAAGAACCAGAATTCAAGAGTAACTTTAAAAACAAAAAAGCAGACAAATTTGAAGTTGTAAAAGATGGATCTGGTAAGAATGATGATTCTAAAGTAGATGCCATCAGTGGTGCAACGATCACAAGCCGTGCTGTCACAAGTGCAGTTAAC